Proteins co-encoded in one Pseudomonas beijingensis genomic window:
- a CDS encoding UTRA domain-containing protein yields the protein MRIDATKAVTAIGQVLQEQLDHGLLAPGSKLPAERKLSELFGTTRITVREALLQLEAQGQIYREERRGWFVSPPRLAYNLMQRSHFHAMVAAQGRVPSTQVISARLQPASAAVCAWLQLPALSSVIQICRVRRIDERLVLYVEHYLNPQYFPDILEFDLNQSITELYARHYDLHYGRVKFEIVPTSLQPEAAAALRVSVGSPGLRIARVNYDQHQRLIDCDLEFWRHDAIHVGVDVPEQAPV from the coding sequence ATGCGCATCGATGCAACCAAAGCGGTGACAGCCATCGGACAGGTCCTGCAAGAGCAACTCGATCACGGGTTGCTGGCGCCCGGCAGCAAGTTGCCGGCCGAGCGCAAGCTCAGTGAATTGTTCGGGACCACGCGGATTACCGTGCGCGAGGCGTTGTTGCAGCTCGAAGCCCAGGGGCAGATCTATCGGGAAGAGCGCCGGGGCTGGTTCGTCTCGCCGCCGCGCCTGGCCTACAACCTGATGCAGCGCAGCCATTTTCACGCCATGGTCGCGGCCCAGGGGCGTGTGCCTTCTACCCAAGTGATCTCGGCGCGCTTGCAACCGGCTTCGGCGGCAGTGTGTGCCTGGTTGCAACTGCCGGCGTTGTCCAGCGTGATCCAGATCTGCCGCGTACGACGCATCGATGAGCGGCTGGTGCTGTATGTCGAGCACTACCTGAACCCACAGTATTTTCCGGACATCCTCGAATTCGACCTCAACCAGTCCATCACCGAGCTGTACGCCCGCCATTACGACCTGCACTACGGCCGGGTGAAGTTCGAGATCGTGCCCACCTCTTTACAGCCGGAAGCGGCAGCGGCGTTGAGAGTTTCGGTGGGCAGCCCCGGGCTGCGCATCGCGCGGGTCAACTATGACCAGCACCAGCGGCTGATCGACTGCGACCTGGAGTTCTGGCGACACGATGCGATCCATGTCGGCGTGGATGTGCCGGAGCAAGCGCCGGTTTGA
- a CDS encoding M18 family aminopeptidase — MRAELNQGLIDFLKASPTPFHATASLAKRLEAAGYQRLDERETWTTEANGRYYVTRNDSSIIAFKLGRHSALNDGIRLVGAHTDSPCLRVKPQPELQRHGFWQLGVEVYGGALLAPWFDRDLSLAGRVTFRRDGKVESQLIDFKAPIATIPNLAIHLNREANQGWAINPQNELPPILAQFAGDERVDFRAVLTDQLAREHGLNADVVLDYELSFYDTQSAAVIGLHGDFIAGARLDNLLSCYAGLQALLNADTEETCVLVCNDHEEVGSCSACGADGPMLEQTLRRLLPEGEEFVRTIQKSLLVSADNAHGVHPNYADKHDANHGPKLNAGPVIKVNSNQRYATNSETAGFFRHLCMAEEVPVQSFVVRSDMGCGSTIGPITASQLGVRTVDIGLPTFAMHSIRELCGSHDLAHLVKVLSAFYASRELP; from the coding sequence ATGCGCGCAGAGTTGAACCAAGGCCTGATCGACTTCCTCAAGGCCTCCCCTACCCCGTTCCATGCCACCGCCAGCCTGGCCAAGCGCCTGGAGGCGGCCGGCTATCAGCGTCTTGACGAACGCGAGACCTGGACCACCGAGGCCAACGGTCGCTATTACGTCACGCGCAACGACTCCTCGATCATCGCCTTCAAGCTCGGCCGCCACTCAGCGCTGAACGACGGCATCCGCCTGGTCGGCGCCCACACCGACAGCCCCTGCCTGCGGGTCAAGCCGCAGCCGGAACTGCAACGCCACGGGTTCTGGCAACTGGGTGTGGAAGTCTACGGCGGCGCGCTGCTGGCGCCGTGGTTCGACCGCGACCTGTCCCTGGCCGGGCGCGTGACCTTCCGCCGCGATGGCAAGGTCGAAAGCCAGTTGATCGATTTCAAGGCGCCGATCGCCACGATTCCAAACCTGGCCATTCACCTCAATCGCGAAGCGAACCAGGGCTGGGCCATCAACCCGCAGAACGAACTGCCGCCGATCCTCGCCCAGTTCGCCGGTGACGAGCGCGTCGATTTCCGGGCCGTGCTCACCGATCAACTGGCCCGCGAACACGGCCTGAACGCCGACGTGGTGCTCGATTACGAGTTGAGTTTCTACGACACCCAAAGCGCTGCGGTCATTGGCCTGCACGGCGATTTCATTGCTGGCGCGCGCTTGGACAACCTGCTGTCGTGCTACGCCGGCCTGCAGGCCTTGCTGAACGCCGACACCGAAGAAACCTGCGTATTGGTGTGCAACGATCACGAAGAAGTGGGCTCGTGCTCGGCCTGTGGCGCCGACGGCCCGATGCTGGAACAGACCCTGCGGCGCCTGCTGCCCGAAGGTGAAGAGTTCGTACGGACCATTCAGAAATCCCTGCTGGTGTCGGCGGACAATGCCCACGGCGTGCACCCCAACTATGCCGACAAGCACGACGCCAACCACGGCCCCAAGCTCAACGCCGGGCCGGTGATCAAGGTCAACAGCAACCAGCGCTACGCCACCAACAGCGAAACCGCCGGGTTCTTCCGTCACCTGTGCATGGCCGAAGAAGTGCCGGTGCAAAGCTTCGTGGTGCGCAGCGACATGGGCTGCGGCTCGACCATCGGCCCGATCACCGCCAGCCAACTGGGCGTGCGCACCGTGGACATCGGCCTGCCGACCTTCGCCATGCATTCGATCCGTGAACTGTGCGGCAGCCATGACCTGGCGCATTTGGTGAAGGTGCTGAGCGCGTTCTACGCGTCTCGCGAGTTGCCGTAA
- a CDS encoding RluA family pseudouridine synthase, with the protein MPLSNIRIIHQDAAVLVVDKPTLLLSVPGRADDNKDCLITRLQENGYPEARIVHRLDWETSGIILLARDPDTHRELSRQFHDRETEKAYTALCWGQPELDSGSIDLPLRYDPPTKPRHVVDHEQGKHALTFWRVLERCGDWCRVELTPITGRSHQLRVHMLSIGHPLLGDGLYAHPQALAAWPRLCLHASMLSFTHPQSGERLRFECPAPF; encoded by the coding sequence ATGCCCCTGTCCAACATCCGCATCATTCATCAGGACGCCGCTGTCCTGGTGGTCGACAAGCCGACCCTGTTGCTTTCCGTGCCCGGCCGGGCCGACGACAACAAAGACTGCCTGATCACCCGCCTGCAGGAAAACGGCTACCCGGAAGCGCGAATCGTGCACCGACTGGACTGGGAAACCTCCGGCATCATCCTCTTGGCCCGTGACCCGGACACCCATCGTGAACTGTCCCGACAATTTCATGATCGCGAAACCGAAAAAGCCTACACCGCGCTGTGCTGGGGTCAGCCGGAACTGGACAGTGGCAGCATCGACCTGCCCTTGCGCTACGACCCGCCGACCAAACCTCGGCACGTGGTGGACCATGAACAGGGCAAACACGCCCTGACCTTCTGGCGCGTACTGGAACGTTGCGGCGATTGGTGCCGGGTCGAATTGACGCCGATCACCGGGCGCTCACACCAATTGCGCGTGCACATGCTGTCCATCGGTCACCCGCTGCTGGGCGACGGTCTCTATGCCCATCCGCAAGCGCTCGCGGCCTGGCCACGCCTGTGCCTGCACGCCAGCATGCTCAGCTTCACCCATCCGCAAAGCGGCGAGCGCCTGCGCTTCGAGTGCCCGGCACCGTTCTGA
- the minE gene encoding cell division topological specificity factor MinE: protein MNLFDFFRANKKPSTASVAKERLQIIVAHERGQRSTPDYLPALQKELVEVIRKYVNIGSDDVHVALESQGSCSILELNITLPDR, encoded by the coding sequence ATGAACCTTTTTGACTTCTTTCGTGCCAACAAAAAGCCCAGTACCGCCTCGGTCGCGAAAGAGCGTCTACAGATCATCGTGGCGCACGAACGCGGCCAACGCAGTACCCCTGACTACCTGCCAGCCTTGCAGAAGGAACTGGTGGAAGTGATCCGCAAATACGTCAACATCGGCAGCGATGACGTGCATGTGGCACTGGAAAGCCAGGGCAGTTGCTCGATCCTGGAACTCAATATCACCCTGCCGGATCGCTGA
- the minD gene encoding septum site-determining protein MinD, with protein sequence MAKILVVTSGKGGVGKTTTSAAIGTGLALRGHKTVIVDFDVGLRNLDLIMGCERRVVYDFVNVVNGEANLQQALIKDKRLENLYVLAASQTRDKDALTQEGVEKVLMQLKEDFEFVVCDSPAGIEKGAHLAMYFADEAIVVTNPEVSSVRDSDRMLGLLASKSRRAEKGEEPIKEHLLLTRYNPQRVSDGEMLGVEDVKEILAVTLLGVIPESQAVLKASNSGVPVILDDQSDAGQAYSDAVDRLLGKTVEHRFLDVTKKGFFERLFGGR encoded by the coding sequence TTGGCCAAGATTCTCGTGGTTACATCCGGCAAGGGTGGTGTGGGTAAGACCACCACCAGCGCCGCTATCGGTACCGGCCTCGCTCTGCGCGGCCACAAGACAGTCATCGTCGACTTCGACGTCGGCCTGCGTAACCTGGACCTGATCATGGGTTGCGAGCGTCGCGTGGTCTATGACTTCGTCAACGTGGTCAACGGCGAAGCCAACCTGCAACAAGCCCTGATCAAGGACAAGCGCCTTGAGAACCTCTACGTGCTGGCCGCCAGCCAAACCCGCGACAAAGACGCGCTGACCCAGGAAGGCGTGGAAAAAGTCCTGATGCAGCTCAAGGAAGACTTTGAGTTCGTGGTCTGCGACTCCCCGGCCGGTATCGAGAAAGGTGCCCACCTGGCCATGTACTTCGCGGACGAAGCGATTGTCGTGACCAACCCGGAAGTGTCGTCGGTCCGTGACTCCGACCGTATGCTGGGCCTGCTGGCGAGCAAATCCCGGCGCGCCGAGAAGGGCGAAGAGCCGATCAAGGAACACTTGCTGCTGACACGCTACAACCCGCAACGGGTCAGCGATGGCGAGATGCTGGGCGTCGAAGACGTCAAGGAAATCCTCGCTGTCACCCTGCTGGGTGTCATTCCGGAATCCCAAGCGGTACTCAAGGCTTCCAACTCCGGCGTGCCGGTGATTCTCGACGACCAGAGCGATGCCGGCCAGGCATACAGCGATGCCGTCGATCGCCTGTTGGGCAAGACCGTGGAGCATCGTTTCCTCGATGTAACGAAGAAAGGTTTCTTCGAGCGCCTGTTTGGAGGTAGGTAA
- the minC gene encoding septum site-determining protein MinC — translation MSQTEPLDQDPVFQLKGSMLAITVLELARNDLESLDRQLAAKVAQAPNFFSNAPLVLALDKLPAGEGSVDLPGLMRICRQHGLRTLAIRASRIEDIAAAIAVDIPVLPPSGARERVLELSPAEAKKTPEKPPEPTIKPTRVITSPVRGGQQIYAQGGDLVIVSSVSPGAELLADGNIHVYGPMRGRALAGVKGDTKARIFCQQLSAELVSIAGQYKVSEDLRRDPLWGAGVQISLSGDVLNIIRL, via the coding sequence ATGAGCCAAACCGAACCGCTAGACCAAGATCCCGTGTTCCAGCTGAAGGGCAGCATGCTCGCCATTACGGTGCTGGAACTGGCCCGCAACGACCTGGAGAGCCTTGACCGGCAATTGGCGGCGAAAGTCGCCCAGGCCCCGAACTTCTTCAGCAATGCCCCCCTGGTGCTGGCCCTGGACAAGCTGCCGGCCGGCGAAGGCTCAGTGGATCTGCCAGGCCTGATGCGCATCTGCCGCCAGCACGGTCTGCGCACCCTGGCGATCCGCGCCAGCCGCATCGAAGACATCGCCGCTGCCATCGCCGTGGACATTCCGGTGCTGCCGCCGTCCGGCGCCCGGGAGCGCGTGCTGGAACTGAGCCCGGCCGAAGCGAAGAAAACCCCGGAAAAACCACCGGAGCCCACCATCAAGCCAACGCGGGTCATCACCTCGCCCGTTCGCGGCGGGCAGCAGATTTATGCCCAGGGTGGCGATCTGGTCATAGTGTCCTCGGTCAGCCCGGGAGCGGAACTTCTGGCCGATGGCAACATCCATGTATACGGCCCGATGCGCGGTCGAGCACTGGCCGGCGTCAAGGGTGATACCAAAGCCAGGATCTTCTGTCAGCAATTGAGCGCTGAGCTGGTTTCCATCGCCGGGCAGTACAAGGTCTCCGAGGATTTGCGCCGCGACCCGTTGTGGGGGGCCGGCGTCCAGATCAGCCTGTCGGGCGACGTGTTGAACATCATTCGGCTTTAA
- a CDS encoding lipid A biosynthesis lauroyl acyltransferase — protein MDRPRFRAAFFHPRFWLLWCGLGLLWLIVQLPYPLLLRVGRALGALMYRVAGDRRRIARRNLELCFPQKSAAERKRLLKENFASTGIAFFEMAMSWWWSRSRLAKLAHVEGLEHLKQAQREGKGVILMALHFTTLEIGAALLGQQHTIDGMYREHKNPLFDYIQRRGRERHNLDSLAVERDDVRGMLKLLRAGRAIWYAPDQDYGAKQSVFVPLFGIQAATVTATTKFARLGKALVVPFIQERLADGSGYRLVIQAPLTDFPGETEEADCLRINQWVEQSVRDCPEQYLWAHRRFKSRPPGEPKLYDKRG, from the coding sequence ATGGATCGCCCGCGTTTTCGAGCTGCATTTTTTCATCCGCGTTTCTGGCTGCTGTGGTGCGGCCTGGGGCTGTTGTGGCTGATCGTGCAATTGCCTTATCCGTTATTGCTGCGGGTCGGTCGTGCATTGGGGGCGCTGATGTACCGGGTGGCCGGCGACCGACGGCGCATCGCTCGTCGCAACCTGGAACTGTGTTTCCCGCAAAAGTCCGCTGCCGAGCGCAAGCGTTTGCTCAAGGAAAATTTCGCCTCCACCGGCATCGCCTTTTTCGAGATGGCCATGAGCTGGTGGTGGTCGCGCTCGCGTTTGGCGAAACTGGCCCACGTCGAAGGGCTGGAGCATCTGAAACAGGCCCAGCGCGAGGGCAAGGGCGTGATCTTGATGGCTCTGCATTTCACCACGCTGGAAATCGGTGCGGCCTTGCTCGGCCAGCAGCACACCATCGATGGCATGTACCGCGAGCACAAGAACCCGCTGTTCGACTACATCCAGCGCCGCGGTCGTGAGCGGCACAACCTCGATTCCCTGGCGGTGGAGCGTGACGACGTGCGCGGCATGCTCAAGCTGCTGCGGGCCGGGCGGGCGATCTGGTATGCGCCGGACCAGGACTATGGTGCCAAGCAAAGCGTGTTCGTGCCGTTGTTCGGCATCCAGGCGGCGACGGTCACCGCCACCACCAAGTTCGCCCGCCTGGGCAAGGCGCTGGTGGTACCTTTCATCCAGGAACGCCTGGCCGACGGCAGTGGCTATCGCTTGGTGATTCAGGCCCCGCTCACCGATTTCCCGGGCGAGACCGAGGAAGCCGATTGCCTGCGCATCAATCAATGGGTCGAGCAGTCGGTGCGCGATTGTCCCGAGCAGTATCTCTGGGCCCACCGGCGCTTCAAGAGTCGTCCACCGGGTGAGCCCAAGCTGTACGACAAACGCGGCTGA
- a CDS encoding patatin-like phospholipase family protein, with protein MTPAEPVTGLILSGGGARAAYQVGVLAAIAELLPDGADNPFPVIVGTSAGAINAVSLASGAMDFKTAIERLTAFWQAVRSHQVMRSDWRGVIAQSMRFITHSLLGLGAKLPVALIDSSPLRELLEAQFHASGIEQAIAEQQLRAVAVTAFGYESGQAVTFYQGRGTIDAWLRHRRIGVPTQLSVEHLLASSAIPLLFAPVKIGPQYFGDGAVRQSAPISPALHLGANRVLVIGVSGNPRGGGGQDPSERSYTGLQPTLAQIGGHMLNSTFIDSLESDIELLERLNGFSHLLPDDVPAHALGAAPVDVLVISPSQPIDEIAARHRQELPRALRVFLRGPGATKTSGAGVLSYMLFEAGYCSELIELGRQDALAQREALSRFLGLS; from the coding sequence ATGACCCCAGCTGAACCGGTTACAGGTTTGATTCTTTCCGGCGGCGGGGCTCGGGCGGCATATCAAGTGGGGGTATTGGCGGCGATTGCCGAATTGCTGCCGGACGGGGCGGATAACCCGTTTCCGGTGATCGTCGGCACCTCTGCCGGGGCGATCAATGCGGTCAGCCTGGCGAGCGGGGCGATGGACTTCAAGACTGCCATCGAGCGGCTGACGGCGTTCTGGCAAGCGGTGCGCAGCCATCAGGTCATGCGCAGCGACTGGCGGGGCGTGATCGCCCAGTCAATGCGTTTCATCACTCACAGCCTGCTGGGCCTGGGAGCCAAGTTGCCGGTGGCGCTGATCGACAGTTCGCCGCTGCGCGAACTGCTCGAGGCCCAATTCCACGCCTCGGGTATCGAGCAGGCCATCGCCGAGCAGCAACTACGGGCGGTGGCGGTGACGGCATTCGGTTATGAATCCGGCCAGGCCGTCACCTTCTATCAGGGCCGCGGCACCATCGATGCCTGGCTGCGCCACCGGCGTATCGGTGTGCCGACGCAGTTGTCGGTGGAACACTTGCTGGCCAGTTCGGCGATTCCGCTGTTGTTCGCGCCGGTCAAGATCGGTCCGCAATACTTCGGCGACGGCGCGGTGCGGCAATCGGCGCCCATCAGCCCGGCTTTGCACCTGGGGGCCAATCGCGTGCTGGTGATCGGCGTCAGTGGCAACCCCCGTGGTGGTGGCGGGCAGGATCCCTCCGAACGCAGCTACACCGGCCTGCAACCGACCCTGGCGCAGATCGGCGGCCATATGCTCAACAGCACGTTCATCGACAGCCTGGAAAGTGACATCGAGTTGCTGGAGCGCCTGAACGGGTTCAGCCACTTGCTGCCCGATGACGTCCCGGCCCATGCCCTCGGCGCGGCACCGGTGGACGTGCTGGTGATTTCGCCAAGCCAGCCCATCGACGAAATCGCCGCCCGCCATCGCCAGGAATTGCCGCGAGCGTTGCGGGTATTTTTGCGCGGGCCGGGCGCGACCAAGACCAGTGGCGCGGGGGTGCTGAGCTACATGCTGTTCGAGGCGGGGTATTGCAGCGAACTGATCGAGCTCGGGCGCCAGGATGCGTTGGCGCAGCGTGAGGCGTTGAGTCGGTTTCTGGGGTTGTCCTGA
- a CDS encoding outer membrane protein OmpK has translation MKRTCTSLILAGSLLAAGQAMADDLFQWQNNSLTYLYGKDFQINPRIQQTVTFEHADAWKYGDNFFFLDRIFYNGQDDGQSGPNTYYGEFSPRLSFGKIFDQKLELGPIKDVLLAMTYEFGEGDNESYLIGPGFDLAIPGFDYFQLNVYNRQTEGPRAGDNVWQITPVWAYTVPVGSSDILIDGFIDWVVDNDSNSKGTYHANLHIVPQIKYDLGKALKLGAKQLYVGVEYDYWKNKYAIEDSDGFKTNQSTTTFLLKYHF, from the coding sequence ATGAAACGTACGTGCACCAGCCTGATACTCGCAGGATCCTTGCTGGCCGCAGGCCAGGCGATGGCCGACGATCTGTTCCAGTGGCAGAACAACAGCCTGACCTACCTGTACGGCAAGGATTTCCAGATCAACCCGCGTATCCAGCAGACCGTGACCTTCGAACACGCCGACGCCTGGAAATACGGGGACAACTTCTTCTTCCTCGATCGGATCTTCTATAACGGCCAGGATGACGGCCAGTCCGGCCCGAACACCTACTACGGTGAGTTCAGCCCGCGTCTGTCGTTCGGCAAGATCTTCGACCAGAAACTGGAACTGGGTCCGATCAAGGATGTGCTGCTGGCCATGACGTATGAATTCGGGGAAGGCGACAACGAGTCTTACCTGATCGGCCCGGGTTTCGACCTGGCGATTCCCGGCTTCGACTACTTCCAACTGAACGTCTACAACCGCCAAACCGAAGGCCCGCGCGCCGGCGACAACGTTTGGCAGATCACCCCGGTCTGGGCCTATACCGTGCCGGTGGGCTCATCCGACATCCTGATCGATGGTTTCATCGACTGGGTGGTGGACAACGACAGCAACTCGAAGGGCACCTACCACGCCAACCTGCACATTGTCCCGCAGATCAAATATGACTTGGGCAAAGCGTTGAAGCTCGGCGCCAAGCAGTTGTATGTCGGGGTGGAATACGACTACTGGAAGAACAAGTACGCCATTGAAGACAGCGACGGGTTCAAGACCAACCAGAGCACGACCACCTTTTTGCTGAAGTATCACTTCTGA
- a CDS encoding urate hydroxylase PuuD: MEAHMLEWLNLSVRWVHMITGVAWIGASFYFVWLENNLNRVNPRSGLAGDLWAIHGGGIYHLEKYKLAPPSMPDNLHWFKWEAYFTWMSGIALLCVVFYWNPTVYLLAPGSGLSGPEGVALGLGSLLVGWFVYSFLCDSALGKRPALLGLILFVLLIAAAYGFSKVFSGRGAYLHVGAVIGTIMVGNVFRIIMPAQRALVAAIAVNRTPDPALPAKGLLRSRHNNYFTLPVLFIMISNHFPSTYGSQYNWLILAGIAVAAVLVRHYFNTRHDSNRFAWTLPVGALAMICLAYVTGPKPMPSTPEVAKAPGVIEYQPLPETAVGGGAKPATAPAAPAAAPTQAANAQGPSFEKVHSVIQERCSVCHSAKPTSPLFSAAPGGVMFDTPQQIQQQAARIQAQAVTSQIMPLGNITQMTQQERDLIGAWINQGAHTN, translated from the coding sequence GTGGAAGCACATATGCTGGAATGGCTGAACCTGAGCGTTCGCTGGGTTCACATGATCACTGGCGTGGCCTGGATCGGCGCGTCGTTCTACTTCGTCTGGCTGGAAAACAACCTCAATCGCGTCAACCCCAGGAGCGGCCTGGCCGGCGACCTGTGGGCCATCCACGGTGGCGGTATCTACCACCTGGAAAAATACAAACTCGCGCCGCCGTCCATGCCGGACAACCTGCACTGGTTCAAGTGGGAAGCCTACTTCACCTGGATGTCGGGCATCGCCCTGCTGTGCGTGGTGTTCTATTGGAACCCGACCGTCTACCTGCTGGCCCCCGGCAGCGGCTTGAGCGGCCCCGAAGGCGTGGCCTTGGGCCTCGGTTCGTTGCTCGTCGGCTGGTTCGTCTATTCCTTCCTCTGCGACTCGGCCCTGGGCAAGCGCCCTGCCTTGCTCGGCTTGATCCTGTTCGTGCTGTTGATCGCCGCGGCCTACGGCTTCAGCAAGGTGTTCAGCGGTCGCGGTGCCTACCTGCATGTCGGGGCGGTCATCGGCACGATCATGGTCGGCAACGTGTTCCGCATCATCATGCCGGCACAACGTGCCTTGGTCGCGGCCATCGCCGTGAACCGCACGCCGGATCCAGCGCTGCCAGCCAAGGGGCTGTTGCGTTCGCGCCACAACAACTACTTCACCCTGCCGGTGCTGTTCATCATGATCAGCAACCATTTCCCGAGCACCTACGGCAGCCAGTACAACTGGCTGATCCTGGCCGGGATCGCCGTGGCGGCGGTGTTGGTGCGGCATTACTTCAACACGCGCCATGACAGCAACCGGTTTGCCTGGACGCTGCCGGTCGGCGCCCTGGCGATGATCTGCCTGGCTTATGTCACCGGCCCCAAGCCCATGCCCAGCACACCGGAGGTGGCCAAGGCGCCCGGCGTGATCGAGTACCAACCGTTGCCGGAAACGGCAGTAGGCGGTGGCGCGAAACCGGCGACGGCCCCCGCCGCACCGGCAGCTGCGCCCACTCAGGCCGCCAACGCCCAGGGCCCTTCGTTCGAGAAGGTCCACAGCGTGATCCAGGAACGCTGCTCGGTCTGCCACTCGGCCAAGCCCACCAGCCCGCTGTTCAGCGCCGCCCCAGGCGGGGTGATGTTCGATACGCCGCAGCAGATCCAGCAACAGGCCGCGCGCATCCAGGCCCAAGCCGTGACCAGCCAGATCATGCCGTTGGGCAACATCACCCAGATGACCCAACAGGAACGCGATCTGATCGGCGCGTGGATCAACCAGGGCGCCCACACTAACTGA
- a CDS encoding ureidoglycolate lyase — protein MRTLKIEPLTKEAFAPFGDVIETDGSDHFMINNGSTMRFHRLATVETATPDDQAIISIFRADALDMPLTVRMLERHPLGSQAFIPLLGNPFLIVVAPLGDEPVSGLVRAFVTNGRQGINYHRGVWHHPVLTIEKRDDFLVVDRSGTGNNCDEHFFKEDEYLILAPHQ, from the coding sequence ATGCGCACACTCAAGATCGAACCGTTGACCAAAGAAGCCTTCGCCCCGTTCGGTGACGTGATCGAAACCGACGGCAGCGATCACTTCATGATCAACAACGGTTCGACCATGCGCTTCCATCGCCTGGCGACGGTAGAAACCGCCACGCCGGACGATCAGGCGATCATCAGCATCTTCCGCGCCGACGCGCTGGACATGCCGCTGACCGTACGCATGCTGGAGCGCCATCCGCTGGGCAGCCAGGCCTTCATTCCGCTGCTCGGCAACCCCTTTCTGATCGTGGTCGCGCCACTTGGCGATGAACCTGTATCAGGCTTGGTCCGCGCCTTCGTCACCAACGGCAGGCAGGGCATTAATTACCATCGCGGCGTCTGGCACCACCCGGTGCTGACGATCGAAAAGCGGGATGACTTCCTGGTGGTTGATCGCAGTGGCACAGGCAATAACTGCGATGAGCATTTTTTCAAAGAGGATGAGTACTTGATCCTCGCCCCCCACCAATAA
- the alc gene encoding allantoicase: protein MKAYAVPFEKFVNLADARLGTKIISVTDDWFADANRLFQPTPAVWKEGVFDDNGKWMDGWESRRKRFEGYDSAVIRLGVAGSIKGVDIDTSFFTGNYPPSASLEACFLTEGEPDENTQWTEVLSAVELQGNSHHYHEISNDQAFSHLRFNIYPDGGVARLRVYGIPYRDWSAVGDNEQIDLAAALNGGRALACSDEHFGRMSNILNPGRGVNMGDGWETARRRTPGNDWVIVALGHAGEVEKVIVDTLHFKGNYPDSCSIQAAFVKGGTDSQIETQSLFWRELLPSQKLEMHAEHTFAEQIKALGPITHIRLNVFPDGGVSRLRVLGKVAK from the coding sequence ATGAAAGCTTACGCCGTACCTTTCGAGAAGTTCGTCAACCTGGCCGACGCCCGCCTGGGCACCAAGATCATTTCGGTCACCGATGACTGGTTCGCCGACGCCAACCGCCTGTTCCAGCCGACCCCGGCCGTGTGGAAGGAGGGCGTGTTCGATGATAACGGCAAGTGGATGGACGGCTGGGAGTCGCGGCGCAAGCGCTTCGAAGGCTACGACAGCGCGGTGATCCGCCTGGGTGTGGCGGGCTCGATCAAAGGCGTGGACATCGACACCTCATTCTTCACCGGCAACTACCCACCGTCGGCCTCCCTGGAAGCCTGCTTCCTGACGGAAGGCGAACCGGACGAAAACACCCAGTGGACTGAAGTGCTGTCGGCCGTCGAGCTGCAAGGCAACAGCCACCACTACCACGAAATCAGCAACGACCAGGCCTTCAGCCACCTGCGCTTCAACATCTACCCCGATGGCGGCGTGGCCCGGTTGCGGGTCTACGGCATTCCGTACCGCGACTGGTCGGCGGTGGGCGACAACGAACAGATCGACCTGGCCGCCGCCCTCAATGGTGGCCGCGCCCTGGCCTGCTCCGACGAGCACTTCGGCCGCATGAGCAACATCCTCAACCCGGGTCGTGGCGTGAACATGGGCGACGGCTGGGAAACCGCCCGTCGCCGTACCCCGGGCAATGACTGGGTCATCGTCGCCCTGGGCCATGCCGGCGAGGTCGAGAAAGTCATCGTCGACACCCTGCACTTCAAGGGCAACTATCCCGACAGCTGCTCGATCCAGGCCGCGTTCGTCAAGGGCGGCACCGACAGCCAGATCGAAACCCAGTCGCTGTTCTGGCGAGAACTGCTGCCGAGCCAGAAACTGGAAATGCACGCCGAACACACCTTCGCCGAGCAGATCAAGGCCCTGGGACCGATCACCCATATCCGCCTGAACGTGTTCCCGGACGGTGGTGTGAGTCGCCTGCGGGTGCTGGGCAAGGTCGCAAAATAA